AAACGCAAAAGCATTAAAACGTGAATTACTTTACCTTGCCGATGGAAATGCCTGCGGAAGACTCATCGATTTTTCGATGAAATTAGTGGATAAAGGCAGTTTGGATGCCGAAAGTTTAGTAGCATTGCAAATCGAAACCGTATACTAGGAGCTATGAAGTGCAGCGTTTGTGGGAATACTGAATTTGGCGAAACACTTTCTGTGAAGGAAATGATGTATGGGAAAGATGATTTTTTTACCTACAAAAGTTGCCTTACTTGCGATTCCCTCATTATTGAAAAAATTCCCGAAAATTTAGCTAGTTATTATCCTAACGATTATTATTCATTCACTATAAGTCGCGCCCTGCAGCGCTTTGGAGCAGTTAAGAGTTGGTTAATTAAAGTGCGCGATTTAAATTTTTATAAGGTAAAATCTTCCCTAATTGGAAAATGGTTAATTGCTGTTTTTCCCTTAACTGAAACCGAAATTCAATTTAAAGCCTATCAGTTTGCCTTCAAACAATGGGCAAAAAATGCAAAGAGTAAATTATTGGATGTAGGCAGTGGTAATGGTAATATCGTAAGGTATATGCAATCGGTTGGTTTTAAAGGTATCACAGGTATTGATCCCTTTATAGAGAAGGATATTTATTTGGATGCTGTTCCGGTTATTTTAAAAAAAGATATTTTTGAGTGGAATGAGCCGGTAGATGCAGTGATGATGAACCATTCTTTTGAACACATGTTGCGTCCAAAAGAAATCATCGAAAAAATTGCAAGCATACTAAAGCCAGGCGGTGAATGCATGATACGAGTGCCGGTGCGCGGTGGTGGGTTTGATCGATACAAAGAACATTGGCTTTGTTTTGATGCACCTCGGCACCTCTTTTTAACGACCGAAAAAGGAATTCGTGAATTGATAAAAGGTACTGCCTTGGAATTTGTAAAAGTGGAATATGAAACCCCTCCGTATTACGCCATTGGAAGCGAGTTGATAAAAAAAGGCTATAGCTTTACGCGCATGGAGGATGCAGAAAAATTGCTTTCGAAGGAGGAAATTGAAAATGCGAAGCAATTTACCGATACCATAAACAAAGAAAACAAGGGCGATGCAGCTGCCTATTATTTGAGAAAAAAAGCTTAGTAATGAATAGTGAAATAGAACAATTAAGAGAAGAAATTTTTTGTACCCAGCTCGAATCGAGGATTTTTGCTGCCTATGTGAATTATGGTAAACTGGAACGCTGGATGCCCGGATTTTCGGACCCAACTACAGAGGATAGTCATATTAAACGCTATCAATTTGCAACGCAATTTACTACCCAAAAAAAAGTGCTTGACATGGCATCGGGCTGTGGCAAAGGCTCGCATTACATTGCCACCGAAGGAAAAGCCCTTTCGGTGGATGGAATTGATTTGGATCCTGAAGCCATTCGTTATGCGACACATCGCTTCCCTGCAAGCAATTTAAATTTTAATGTGGGAGATGCCACTGCATTTGTGAAAGAAAATAAGTACGAGGTTATCATCAGTTTTGAAACCATCGAACATTTACCACAGATAAAAACCTATTTGCAAAACATTAATCGTTCACTTAGCCAAGATGGTATTTTTCTTGTGTCCACTCCAATTTCTGCTGTTGAGTTAGATGCAGCTCCTAAAAACCCTTATCATGTGCAAGAATGGGGATTTGAGCGCTTTCAAGCGGAAGTTGCCGAGTACTTAACAATTAAAACCATTTACGTACAATTGTATCCCTTGCAAAATACTTCATTGCTATTTAGAATTGCTTCAAAACTAAAATCCGTAATGGGAATTCCACGACTTGCTGTTTCTAAATTTTCAACTATTTCAGCGTATGAAAAGCAATCGAAAAATTATTTCGAATCCGAATTTGGTAAGCGTCAAAAAGGCTATCAAATTTTAGTGTGCACTAAAAAGTAAAAATTGCTGCATGGTTTCTATTATCCTTGTCAATTATAATACTTACGCGTATACTGAAAAGTGTATTTCGTCGATATACGAGCATACACGCAATACCGCGTTTGAAATTATTGTTGTAAGTAATGGATGCAGCGACCGAAATATTAAAGAACTGTTAGACACGCACCCACTTATTCAACTCATTGAAAACAGCGAGAATCTTGGCTTCGCAAAAGCAAATAACATAGGAATTAAGGCTGCTGGAGGCAAGCATGTATTGTTATTGAACAGTGACACAGAATTAAAAAACAATGCGGTAAATATTGCTCAAAACTGTCTAAATGATCATCCTGATATAGGTGTAGTGAGCGCGCAATTGCAGTACCCCGATGGAAAGCTTCAGCATTGTTGTCAGAGTTTTCCTTCCATCATGGGCGAACTGCTTGAAACAACTCGCTTGTATAAATTATTTGACCGAGATAAAATTGCACGACGGTATTTAAATGCATTTTTAAACTTAAAGGAAAACACTTATTGTGATTGGGTTTGGGGAACATTCTTTATGTTTCGATACGATGATTTAGAATTGCTGGAACAAAAAAAATTGAGTGAACGATTCTTCATGTATGGCGAAGACATGGAATGGTGCTATCAATTTATGCAAATTGGCTTAAAGGCTTACTATTGTGCCGATGCAAAAGTAGTACACCACTTAGGTAAAAGTGATTTTGGGTCAAACTCCAAAAAATTTGAAACCATAATTCGCAATGAAGTGCAATTCATTACAGCTTATAAAGGTGCACGCTATGCCTTTGCAGTGAGAATGCTACGTAGTTTTAAATTTTTACTACAATCGATAAAAGATAAATCCTGCTTCCAGTTTGCAGTATTATACGCTAACACAAAATGAACGAAGCACTCATCACTATAATAATTCCAACAAAAGACAGGCCTGCTGTATTTAACCGAACCATAGCTGCTGCGCTTGCTGCCGCTGAAAAAGCAAATGCCGAAATTATTGTAGTAAACGATTCAAAAACAGCAGAACCTATACTTCCTGAAAATGACGGTAGAATCCGTTTGGTAAACAATCCCAAGAGTGGTGTTGCTGCCGCCCGAAATTTAGGCGAATCCTTGGCAAGAACACCACTCCTACTATTTGTAGATGATGATATTGTTTTTGAGGCAACGCATTTGGAGTACACATTAAACTTCTTAAAACAACAGCCCAATAATTGTTTAAATCTGAATTGGGAATATCCACCCGAATTGATTGCAGCCTGCCAAAAAACTGCATTTGGAAGATTTATGATTGCGAACCAATTGGTAAGTTTAAAAGGCTGGAGAAGAGGTGAACCTTGGTTTGATGAGTTGTTTGAAGTCCCTTCGGGTGCAAGTTGTTTTTTAGGAATTACCCGTTCCAATTTTTTACGCTGTGAAGGCTACAACGAAGCTTTTCCACATTCGGGTTTTGAGGATTTTGAGTTTAATTCGAGGATGAAAAAAAATGGCATCAAAATATTTATAGAACCCAATCAAACTGTGCTTCATAACGAAGTGGATAAATTAGATTTGCGTGTTTGGTTAAAGCGAAACTACCATGGTGCTAACACCATAAGAATTGGATTTGACATGGGATACACGCAGTTTGAAAATAAAACCCGAGGGTTGAAAAAATTCGCATATACCATACTTTCGCCTCTTGAACCCTTTATATTTAGGGCAGTTAATTTAATACCCAATACCAAAATGTTTGATGGTATTAGCTTTAAAGGAATTCATTTACTTTTGGGAATCAATATTTTTAAAGGATATTTTCGAAAATAAAAAAATTCGAATTGGCTTCTTTTAGGCAATAAAAAGGTCAATTATTTTTGACTGGAAAGAAACATTTGTTCATACAACCAGAGCTCAGCTGAGCTTCTATCGGTAAAGAGTTTTGTGGGTTTAATCGGCTTTTCCACTTTCAAATAAAAATTTCCTATTATTTTTTGGGCAATGGATTGTATAACTATTGCCTCGGCAATGGAATAGCGTGAGCCACGGCCACTGGCAATATAATGACGGGAATCGGTATCTACACTTGAACCTAAGCCTGCAATTTTCATTACAGCTACCAAATTTCCGCCACTGAGTTTACCAATGGCATCAATTCCTTCCACCGTTTCTTTAAGGCTAAACATAAAATCGCTTATGGTAGATAGCACCACAATTCCGTCGCTTCGTAGCTCAATTTTGCTGTGCGACAATTGAATGCTGTCGAGAATGGTAATTTTATCACTTGATTGAGACGCTTCACTCATACATAAATGAAAAATTATTACAACAAATTACATCAATTAAAAAATCAATTCCAATTATTAAGAGATTTTTTTTCTAAACTCATCGGCATTTTTATTGCATTAGTTGAAATGATATAAACTTTTTTTGAAATTCTATAACATGCCTTTCGATTCATTCATGAATTTTGAGAATGAACTTCTGATGTTCAAATTAATCGCCTATAACCTTAAATTCTCATCGCATGAAAGCAGATAAAATCAGAGCACTTTCATTTGTGGATAAACATGAAACGTTGGTACTTAGTGGAAACAATTCCCTCTTTGAAATTGCAGCTCGCCT
This portion of the Bacteroidota bacterium genome encodes:
- a CDS encoding glycosyltransferase; this encodes MNEALITIIIPTKDRPAVFNRTIAAALAAAEKANAEIIVVNDSKTAEPILPENDGRIRLVNNPKSGVAAARNLGESLARTPLLLFVDDDIVFEATHLEYTLNFLKQQPNNCLNLNWEYPPELIAACQKTAFGRFMIANQLVSLKGWRRGEPWFDELFEVPSGASCFLGITRSNFLRCEGYNEAFPHSGFEDFEFNSRMKKNGIKIFIEPNQTVLHNEVDKLDLRVWLKRNYHGANTIRIGFDMGYTQFENKTRGLKKFAYTILSPLEPFIFRAVNLIPNTKMFDGISFKGIHLLLGINIFKGYFRK
- a CDS encoding class I SAM-dependent methyltransferase, yielding MKCSVCGNTEFGETLSVKEMMYGKDDFFTYKSCLTCDSLIIEKIPENLASYYPNDYYSFTISRALQRFGAVKSWLIKVRDLNFYKVKSSLIGKWLIAVFPLTETEIQFKAYQFAFKQWAKNAKSKLLDVGSGNGNIVRYMQSVGFKGITGIDPFIEKDIYLDAVPVILKKDIFEWNEPVDAVMMNHSFEHMLRPKEIIEKIASILKPGGECMIRVPVRGGGFDRYKEHWLCFDAPRHLFLTTEKGIRELIKGTALEFVKVEYETPPYYAIGSELIKKGYSFTRMEDAEKLLSKEEIENAKQFTDTINKENKGDAAAYYLRKKA
- a CDS encoding class I SAM-dependent methyltransferase; this encodes MNSEIEQLREEIFCTQLESRIFAAYVNYGKLERWMPGFSDPTTEDSHIKRYQFATQFTTQKKVLDMASGCGKGSHYIATEGKALSVDGIDLDPEAIRYATHRFPASNLNFNVGDATAFVKENKYEVIISFETIEHLPQIKTYLQNINRSLSQDGIFLVSTPISAVELDAAPKNPYHVQEWGFERFQAEVAEYLTIKTIYVQLYPLQNTSLLFRIASKLKSVMGIPRLAVSKFSTISAYEKQSKNYFESEFGKRQKGYQILVCTKK
- a CDS encoding glycosyltransferase family 2 protein, which translates into the protein MVSIILVNYNTYAYTEKCISSIYEHTRNTAFEIIVVSNGCSDRNIKELLDTHPLIQLIENSENLGFAKANNIGIKAAGGKHVLLLNSDTELKNNAVNIAQNCLNDHPDIGVVSAQLQYPDGKLQHCCQSFPSIMGELLETTRLYKLFDRDKIARRYLNAFLNLKENTYCDWVWGTFFMFRYDDLELLEQKKLSERFFMYGEDMEWCYQFMQIGLKAYYCADAKVVHHLGKSDFGSNSKKFETIIRNEVQFITAYKGARYAFAVRMLRSFKFLLQSIKDKSCFQFAVLYANTK